In Ascaphus truei isolate aAscTru1 chromosome 5, aAscTru1.hap1, whole genome shotgun sequence, one genomic interval encodes:
- the LOC142494682 gene encoding uncharacterized protein LOC142494682, producing the protein MEVAMEPAGTTLHKEKKTKKEKHTAPPKTVPSSQETDGGGPAATSSSGSGDVATPSGLTPTASTSSGGPSSNPGAGSSSNRRIPRLEPWMRQTVVMQLREVDGQRPLLDAETFAKELVSKAGFTPDEILSIQDLRGGLFFVTFATAGACRRYWEAFQTLKQEVPFSEFDVNCPIQRDEKRITVTVRNPHIPGKDIATFLRRSCTVVKEPSRIKDKLGYWVGKWSMVVRLWPNPEAADRLHHLPPSFSLAGSSGRIFYPDQPQTCGNCGNLGHQWKQCTLKACRNCKNTGHETKDCPRQKTCDLCGETTHMFRDCQLRVRSYAEAAAKGTAPGAPLTATQKAAKKPPANQAVKAQGGGFYILPGAKLEQNQSKQVTPDLSK; encoded by the coding sequence ATGGAGGTTGCCATGGAGCCCGCCGGGACCACCCTGCACAAGGAGAAGAAGACGAAGAAGGAGAAGCACACGGCACCCCCGAAGACGGTCCCCAGCAGCCAGGAGACGGACGGAGGAGGCCCAGCGGCAACCAGCTCCAGCGGCTCAGGCGACGTTGCCACCCCCAGCGGCCTCACCCCCACTGCAAGTACCAGCAGCGGCGGCCCCAGCTCCAaccctggagctgggagcagcagcaacaggaggatcccccgcctggaaccctggatgaggcagacagtggtgatgcagctgagggaggtcgacggacagcgccctctattggacgctgagacctttgccaaggagctggtgagcaaaGCAGGCTTTACTCCGGACGAGATCCTGAGCATCCAGGACCTCAGGGGTGGCCTGTTTTTCGTCACATTCGCCACGGCGGGAGCCTGCAGGAGGTACTGGGAggctttccagaccctgaaacaggaggtccccttctcagagttcgacgtgaactgccctatccagagggacgagaagaggatcactgtgacggtgaggaacccccatatccctggaaaggatattgctacctttctgcggcgctcttgcaccgtggtgaaggagccgagcaggatcaaggacaagttggggtactgggtgggaaagtggagcatggtagttcgcttgtggccaaatccagaagcggcagatcggctgcaccacctccctcccagtttttcacttgcgggcagctcagggaggatcttttaccctgaccagccccagacctgcggtaattgcgggaacctggggcatcagtggaaacagtgcaccctgaaagcctgcagaaactgcaagaacaccggacacgaaactaaggattgtccccgccagaaaacctgtgacctgtgcggagagacaacccacatgttccgggactgccagctgagggtcaggagctaTGCAGAGGCTGCGGCGAAAGGCACAGCACCGGGCGCGCCCCTGACAGCAACCCAGAAGGCAGCCAAGAAGCCCCCTGCAAACCAAGCCGTAAAGGCACAAGGGG